The Cohnella abietis genome has a segment encoding these proteins:
- a CDS encoding FAD-dependent oxidoreductase, with protein MKIIVIGCTHAGTAAVTQMAKLYPEAQITVYERNDTISFLSCGIALHVGGVVHNADELFYSNPTVLKELGILTKMRHDVLSIDTINKTVQVHNLANGQTSVDTFDKLVLTTGSWPIIPKMDGISLENIQLCKNYAHARTLIEKADTAQKIVVVGAGYIGIELVEAFEQLGKEVTLIDNTPRVLFKYLDEPFTQLVEDELTTRGVQLALEQSVTSFTGDNNGRVNKVITTAGEYEADLVILCIGFRPNTGLLENQVEMLPNGAIIVDEYMQTSCPDVYAAGDSCAIRFNPTGKQAYIPLATNAIRMGTLVARNLVKPTIKYMGTQGTSGIKIFDYNIASTGLTEQAAIDAGMNVKEITINDDYRPEFMPTHEKALLKVVYEEGSGIIVGAQVLSKVDLTQSINTLSVCIQNKMTMDELGFIDFFFQPHYNKPWNLLNQAGLQAYAMS; from the coding sequence ATGAAAATCATCGTTATTGGTTGTACCCATGCCGGAACCGCTGCTGTTACGCAAATGGCCAAATTGTATCCTGAAGCTCAGATTACCGTCTACGAGCGAAATGATACGATCTCGTTTCTCTCTTGCGGCATCGCACTACATGTCGGAGGAGTTGTACACAACGCAGACGAGCTCTTCTACTCGAATCCTACTGTACTAAAGGAGCTAGGCATACTTACCAAGATGCGTCATGACGTCCTCTCGATTGATACAATTAATAAAACCGTACAAGTCCACAATCTCGCAAACGGGCAAACTAGCGTCGATACTTTTGATAAGCTGGTCTTAACGACAGGCTCGTGGCCAATTATTCCGAAGATGGATGGCATAAGCCTTGAAAATATACAGCTCTGCAAAAATTACGCTCACGCTCGCACTCTCATTGAGAAAGCAGATACAGCCCAAAAAATCGTAGTCGTCGGTGCAGGGTATATCGGTATCGAGCTCGTTGAGGCTTTCGAGCAGCTCGGCAAAGAGGTTACCTTAATCGACAATACACCACGTGTGCTGTTTAAGTACCTTGATGAGCCCTTCACCCAGCTTGTGGAAGATGAGCTGACTACTCGCGGAGTACAATTAGCGCTGGAGCAAAGTGTTACCTCGTTCACTGGAGACAACAACGGCCGTGTCAATAAAGTCATTACTACTGCAGGAGAATATGAAGCTGATCTCGTTATTCTGTGCATAGGATTTAGACCGAATACTGGATTACTTGAAAATCAAGTTGAGATGCTGCCTAATGGAGCTATTATCGTTGATGAATATATGCAAACAAGCTGCCCCGATGTTTATGCAGCCGGAGATAGCTGTGCTATCCGATTTAATCCAACTGGCAAGCAGGCTTATATTCCACTCGCCACCAACGCCATTCGGATGGGTACGCTCGTAGCCCGTAATTTAGTCAAACCAACAATTAAATATATGGGCACACAAGGAACGTCGGGCATTAAAATTTTCGATTACAATATTGCCTCGACCGGCTTAACTGAACAAGCGGCTATTGACGCGGGAATGAATGTGAAAGAAATCACAATCAATGACGACTATCGCCCTGAGTTCATGCCCACTCATGAAAAAGCTTTGTTAAAGGTCGTCTATGAAGAAGGCAGTGGGATAATTGTCGGAGCTCAGGTACTCTCGAAGGTGGATCTCACTCAATCCATTAATACGTTATCGGTATGCATCCAGAACAAAATGACGATGGACGAGCTAGGCTTCATCGACTTCTTCTTCCAGCCTCATTACAATAAACCTTGGAACCTACTGAATCAGGCCGGTCTTCAAGCTTATGCTATGAGCTAA